The DNA region GCCGGGAAGCGCTCGCGCGGCAGCCGGTCGATGAGCGTGTGGTACAGGCTCACCACGCCGAAGCCTGCGTCGTTCAGCTCGAAGTACACCTCGTCGCGCGGGGCGCGGGAGATGACCACCGGCAGCGTCTGCAGCACGGTGCCGGGCTCCACCGACGGCCACAGCGGGTCCACCTCGCCCGCCAGCGGGCGCAGGAGGTCCATGAGCAGGGCGGAGTTCTCCTGCCGCCGATCGGCCATGCGCTTCAGGTCGAAGTCCCACGGGTGGGGCCCGCCGTCCACCTCCACCGGCCCGGGCGGCGGCTCGCAGCAGCCCTCGGAGAGCAGCAGGGTGCCGCCGGTGGGCACGGGCAGCATCTTGTGGAGCGAGAAGATGGAAGCGTCGCCCAGCCGCCCGCAGATGCCGCCGATGAGGTCGCTGAGCAGCGCGTGCGCCTCGTCCTCCAGCACCAGCGCGCCGTGCTCGCGCGCCATCCGCACCGCCTCGCGGTACGACGGGTCCACCCGGCCGAAGTAGTGGATGATCACGAAGACGCGCACGCGGCCCGAGCGGAAGCACCGCTCCAGCGAGTCGAGGTCGATGTCCAGCCGCTCGTCCATGTGGTAGAAGAGCGGCGACAGGCCCAGCTCCGCCACGGGGTCGAAGACGCCCGAGCCCTCGCGCGGCGACCACCCGATGTACGCGGGCAGCAGCACGTGCTCGCCGGGCCCGGGCGCGGCGGCCTGGAGGAAGGCGCGGAAGGCGGCGCGCGCCGACGGGTACGGCAGCGAGCGGC from Longimicrobiaceae bacterium includes:
- a CDS encoding DegT/DnrJ/EryC1/StrS family aminotransferase, whose amino-acid sequence is MKIGKLATSDRHLLRRSLPYPSARAAFRAFLQAAAPGPGEHVLLPAYIGWSPREGSGVFDPVAELGLSPLFYHMDERLDIDLDSLERCFRSGRVRVFVIIHYFGRVDPSYREAVRMAREHGALVLEDEAHALLSDLIGGICGRLGDASIFSLHKMLPVPTGGTLLLSEGCCEPPPGPVEVDGGPHPWDFDLKRMADRRQENSALLMDLLRPLAGEVDPLWPSVEPGTVLQTLPVVISRAPRDEVYFELNDAGFGVVSLYHTLIDRLPRERFPASHWLARRVMNLPVHHDAAPADLRAMVDALAEAVRRPRATEIAC